The following is a genomic window from Desulforhopalus sp..
GACCTGGGTGAGGTGTACCGGTGCCAAGTCCTTCGCGGAGGACTTGGGAAAGTGCTGTTTTTCTCGGTGTGAAGGTGGTATCGTTTGCTCTTTGGGCCGGGACAAAATCGGTGTTGCCAGGCGTTTTGATATCTTTGGAGAGCAATTATGAGTTTACAGAAGCAACTGCAGGATGAATTGAAGGTGGCCATGAAGGCCAAGGACAGCGACCGGACCTGGGCGATCCGCGTCTTGATCGGCGAGTTTGGCCGGCAGGTGGAAAAAGAGTTGAGCGATGACCAAGTTATCGCCATCGTCAAAAAACTTATCAAGTCGGAGCGGGAGTTGCTGGCGGCCCAAGGGAAAGACAGCAGCCCCTTCCTGGTCATAATGGAAGGATATCTGCCGCAGGCGGCAAGCGAAGAGGAGATTCGCGCCTGGATTGACGGCAATATCGACTTTTCCACATTCGCCAACCGGATGCAGGCGATGCGTCCGATCATGAACCACTTCGGCAGTGCCGCTGACGGAAATGTGGTAAAAAAGATCCTGCTCAGTTACTCCTGAACCGATATCCGACTCCCGCCGCGCCTTCCGGGCTTTCCCCGTAACGGAGGTCAGGGGGACGGTTGGGTGATCCCCAAAATGGTGTGCCAGATTGCGTCCTGATTCCAGCGCTTGAGGATGAGAACCGGCTGGGTCGCGAGATATTCGAGGATTTTCTCGACCTCGCTGTTCATCAGGCCGGAGAGGATGAACCATTTCTGGCGGAGAAAACCGTCGGTGCGTACCAGGTCCTTCATCACCTCGTAGTGAATATTGGCGACCAACAGATCGGTGGCAATGGCGGTGTGCTCCTCGGCCCTGCCGTTGACCACCAGGATGCGGTCTTCCAGCTGGTTAAGGAGGACGTTGCGGCGGGCGGTCCTCGCTGCCAGGTAGTTATAATCGACGGCGACTATCTTCTTGCAGCCGAGTTTGGCTGCGGCGAGGGCGAGGACGCCGGTCCCCGTGCCGAGATCGAGCATGCTCCCCACCTTGTTGCCGGCACAGGCAATATCGATGGCCTCCAGGCAGGCCTGGGTCGTGGTATGGCTGCCGTTGCCGAAGACCACGCCGGAATCGACGGTGATCGCCACGTCGTTTTTCCCGGGGGAGGCCTTAATCCAGGTCGGGTTGAGGATAAAGCGGCCGATACGCAACGGTTCAATAGTGCCGCCCTGCCACTGGAGGTAGGTCATTGCGTACTCGTCAAGGAGGGTGCGCCCGGGAAATTCGGCGAGGATTCGCTCCACCAGCTGGTGCGCCGGTTGGGTAAAGAACAGGAAGCTGAAGTTGTCCTCGACCCAGTTGCCGATAAAACCTTTGGCAGCAATGGGGTGATGGGCGGGAATGATCCCATCAATATAATAGATGTACAGCAGGGTGTCGGGGCGGAGAAATTCTTGTTGGTGTGGCATGGCGGGCTGACCGCTCAGTGTCTTATTTTGGTAAGAAAACTGAGGACGCCGCTTACCATGTTTTTCACCTGCTCTGCCGGGAGGTCGTCGCTTTTCGCCTCGGCGGCCTTGGCGAAGAGTTCCAGCCAGGCAATCACCTCTTTATTTTCCTGTCGCTCGTAAAGCTTCCGTTTATATGCCTCTCCGGTCAATTGCAGTCCCTTCTTGCCGACCGCCTTACCCTGAATTTCATTGTGGATCTTTATGCCGGCTGCGATACAGATGTCGCGTAGATGTTTTTCTAGGACCGCCCCGGCGATAATCGTTGCCGCCCGGAGATTTCTTTCCTCCATCTGCGTCCGGGCCTGACGGAGCATGTCAGTCAACACGTCGCGGGATATGGCTCCCCTGGTGGTCTCCAGCCAATCACCCTGAAGGTCTTTTTCGGCGGCGGTGAGGATGCCGATGCCTCGCCGGGTCCTGCTGGCGGTGGAGTGAGTTACCTCCGACTTGAAGCTCTGGTGATAGGTGCTGTCGGGGCCAAAGACCCGGCTGAGATAGGAAAGGGCGGAGATGCGAAAATCATGGAATTTCTCCTCGCTCACCAGACTCTTTTGTTGGCTGCCGGTGGTCTCGGTAGCAAGCACTTTCTCGCCGGTCGTTAAAATTGCCGCCAGTTGGGCAATAAGTTCGTCCTGATTTTTCATGATACTCTTTCTCTGTTGTTGCTGATTGTCCCGAGGGCAACCGGTTCGGCGCCCTCGTCATTTAGTGCTTTACTCCACAAAAACTGTCATAAAAACAAGAGCTTGAGGATGAGAAAGCAACGATGACTTCGCCACCACCAAGGCACTTATACCCCTCAAGGGGGTACTAGACAGAGTCCCCCTCTGTTGTGGAAGGGGATTACAGCCATTGGGTTGCGGGCGCTCGCCCGCATTTCAAATACCGGTCGCATGGTGTTTCCCTCATATACTCGCTACAGGCAAAAATATCACCAGACGAATCACCTCTCCGGAGGAAAAAGAGAGGCCGGCTCGACGGCCTTTCTTTGCGGGAATTGCCTGATGCACCTTTCTAGTTGCAGTGCAAAAAATGAGTTGCCATGGCCTGTTAGAGCTTTTTGCCGGTCATTCATGGCGAAGGACTTGCTGGCAACTGCATGAGTTGTGTTGCAGGTGGGGGAGAATTGCCGGGTGCCAGGTTGGACCGTTGACGGCGGCCAGGTTCGGCGCGTTCTGCGGTATCATTGCACTGTCAAATAATCAATTTCTTTTAGAAACAATCAATTAGAGGACAATTTCTAAGGCTTGCCGAGCGCATTGTAAGGTGGTTGACGTGGTAAACGATCCAGCAAATTCATTTTCTTGGCAATGTGGCGGCACTGGCATAGAGCTTGCTTTTGCAGCAGGGAGCCGCGAGGTTCACTGGCGGGACGAACTGCAGTTTTTAAAAGGGAATTCTGCCGCGAAACGGCAGGATGGCCGGCGAATAAAAGGGAATAGCGCCCCAAAGGGGCTCCCCGGAAATTCCAACACAGAGTGATTGTGCGGGGTCAACAACAAACAGGAGACAAAAGGTATGCAAAAGAGGATGAGTTTCTTACCGTGGCTTTTCATGGCAATGGTAGCGTTTCTCGGCACGAATGCCGTTAATGCGGCGGAGACCGGCAGCGCAGCGCCATCTGCGGCACCGGAAGCGGTAGCCGCACCAACCATTGGCATTGACAAGACCGAGTTGAACAATGGCGGCGTCATCAAGGTCAGTGGCAAGGCACCGGCCGGAAAGCCGGTTTTTCTCGAGGTCTGGTCCGTAGACCATAAAGTGCGAGCTAGCCGTTTCGACAGTGAAGTAGACAAGGACAGCGGCAAAAGGCCGTATATCTTCTACATAACTAACGAGATGCCGTCCTACTACAAGACTTTTGTTCCCAAAGATCTTCAGCCGGTTATCGATGCAGCTAAAAAAGAAGGTAAGAAATGGAGTTATTCAGCCCTGCTTAAAAATCTTGGGGCGGATGTCGCCTATAATGTGCCGGCCAAGGCGAAAGCCGAACGCTATCAATCGACCCTCATGGCAAGTGTTATCGGCAGCCGGGGTGATTTGCTGGAGACGATGGATGAAAAGGAAGGCAAAAAACGGTCAATGCAGTTGGTCAAGGCCCGTTTCCAAAGCGTTGATAAGGTTGTCGCCGCGGCAGTCGATGTCAAACCCGACGGTTCCTACACCGCCGATATCAAAATCCGCGATGGCCTTGCCCCCGGGAAATACAATATTGTCGCAGTGGTAGATAAGAAGGCGAAAAGCGAACCGGCGACCTTTGAAAATAAAATTTCCTTCCCGACGATGTATCTTGAGAATGCCGGTACCAGCATGAATCTGTTTTACCCGTTTTTTCTCACTCTGGCTGTTGCCATCTTCGGCGTGCTCATGGGGGCTGGCGGCGGTTTCATTATGAATCCTCTGCTTCTCGCCCTCTTCCCAGCCCTGCCGCACACCATCGTTGCCGGTACGGTGACACCGACGGTGCTCTTTTCTCAGGGCAGCGGAATCTTCAACTACTCGAAGATTAATTTCATTAGTTGGAAACTAGGCTGCGGTATCGGCTGTTCGATGTTGTTGGGCGCTTTCATTGGTCCGAAGCTGACCGAGATGATTACCCTTGATCAGTTCAAGTTTGCCTTTGGCTGGATACTGATTGTTCTCGCCGCTCTTATGCTTTGGCAGACCATGCCGGCATATCTGGCGAAAAACAAAAAGGAACAAGCCATTCTCAAAGAGTTTAAGAAACGCGCAGAAGATGCCGCCAAAGGTAAAAAGTAAGGGATAATTCGAGGAGGAATCCGATATGAAAGTAGAATTCTGGGGTCAGGAATTTCAAGTAAATATGTTTGTCGGCTGTATCGGCGGTTTTATCATTGCTGTCATGTCTTCGATGTTTGGCTTTGGCGGCGGGCCGTTTATGGTGCCGCTTATGTCGGTGGCTTTGCGCCTGCCGATGTATTTGGTGGTTGGCAGTTCTCTGCTCGCCATCTTTTTCAGCACCACGGTCAGTACCATGCGCCATTATCAATTTGGCAACTTTGACCTGATTTTTTTCCTGGCGATGTTTCCCGCAGCCCTGCTTGGCGGCTACATCGCTCCGCAGATCGCCAAACGAGTCAGCCCGCTGGTGGTAAAGCGCGTTGCCTGCGTGGGCCTTGTTCTCTTGGCCCTCAATCTGTTGGGACTGTATTAAGGCTTTAAGTTTTTCTGTGATATTCGGTGAGGATTGGCGTCTTGCGTCCACATCCTCACCGAATACTGATGTTTTCTTTGTTGGACGTCAATTCGCTACCAGGCAGCAATTCTAATTGTCAATCAAGCGGTACCTCCAGCTGCTGCTCTGTGCGGCTCCTCTCCATACTGTTCTCTGTGCTGTTTCGTCACTACTCGCTTGCAGCTTCGTTCTCATCTTGATTTAGAAACGGGATAACCACGTCGCAGGGGCGGCTTACTCCGCTGGTGGTTCTCCGCCCTGCGGGGGATCTGTGTCGTAGAGTTGCTTGGCGGCAAGAAGAAGTAAAGGGATGGCCAGGATAGGCGCAAAAAACGGCCCCGCATCAAGCAGTTGTTGTATAAATGGATTGGCCGAATGTATGGCCGGTGCCCCGTACTTCAGGCCACAATAGACACCTGCTGCCAGCAGGACGCTCAGCCACCAGGGCAGGCGCCGTGACCGTGCGCTGCCTCCACTTTGTTTATCTCTCACGGCTGTTCCTCCAGGACCAAGCACACCATCTCCCGCACCTGTGGGTCGGGGTCGTCGCGGTACCGACCGATCAGTTCCAATGCCGCCGCACCGCCTATTAGCCCAAGAAGAGAAATGGCCTCGCCGCGGAGCAGCGGCTCAGGGGCAAGGAGGAGTTCGGCAAGGGAAGGGATAGCAAGCGGCAGCATGTCGGGCTGGATTTGCTGCAGCTCCTCGAAAAGGACGGCCACACCGAGACGAACGCTGAACCGTTCGTCGCGGAGGATGTCCCCGATCCAGCTATAATATAGCGGTTCACGGCGGAACATGGCGACGATGTTTTCGACATGCCCCTGGTCTAAGAAGTCGGCGATAACCTTTTTAAAGTCTTCGTCGCTTACTGTGTAGGGAGTTTGTGTCATAGTCTGGGCGAAGGGAGAATTTCCCCGGATTTGTTCAAGGGATTCGGTTGCTGGTAAAAAAATCCTCGTAGAAACATGCAAATAAATTTTCTCAGAGAACCAAAATTGACTACAATGGCCCTGCCAGGTTACAGTGATTCTCTTTGCGGCGAAAGGCAAGATAATTATGGCAGCCGGTTGGTCGACGGGTTTTCTCGGAATTGTAGCGACGGCAAAAAAAAGGAGGTTTGGTGTGGCAAGAGTGAAATGGTGGTGCCTTGCGGCGGTTTTACTCGTTCTTTCCGGGTGCGGGCAGGGGTCTCAGCTGGTGCGGATCAGCACTGACCCACCCGGCGGCACGGTGTTTTATAACGAAAAAGTTATGGGCGAGACACCACTTGATGTTGTCGTTGAACAGAAGAGCGGGGATTATAACTACTATTCTTTTCGGGTTGTGAAAGAGAACTATAAGCCCGTGGAAAAGGTGTTCAAGGAACTGTTTTATTATCAGAAAATACGGGACATCATCCCGGACAAACTCCACTTCGTTCTTGAGGAGCGCAAGAGATTTCCAATTGCTATAAGCTCTGAGCCGAGTGGGGCTGCCATCAGCCTCAACGGTGAGATGCTTGGTAAAACGCCATTTACGACCATCGTAGAGGAGGCGGCCGGCAAGCCCCGGGTCTTTAATTTTGTTGCAGACATGCAAGGATATCGGCAGGAAATGATTGTTCTTCGAGAGTTCCTGCCTAAGGACGATGGTAAGGTATTTATCTTTCCGGACAATCTGCATTTTGATCTAAAAATTAAGTGATACTTTAATTGATGACCAAGACCTTCGCCTCGATCGAAAGAAAAACCGTGCCCCAGGGTGAAAATCCGCAAAATGAGTTGCGTCTCCCGGATCAATCAGCTAGCATTCGTGTCGCTTGAGCAAAGGAGGATAGTCGGTGTCTGCTGGGACTGTATCCAATTTCAGTATACCGATTTTCCCTTCAGGAAATTGGCCAGAACACAGGGCCGTTGAGGATGCCATGGTTCATGGCGAGGGAGATGTCGATAAGAGTTTTCCACCGCTGCACGCATGGTTAACCGAACAAAAAGTTGTTACAACTCAGGAGGAGAAAAGCATGTCGAAACGAAGAAATACGGTATTATCTCTGATGGTGGCCGCGGGGATGACCCTGGCCTTATGCGGACCTGCGGGCGCGGCTGACAAGATTGTCAAGATCGCCACCCAGTCACCATTGTCCGGAGACCAGTCACTCATCGGCGTGGACATCAGGCGCGGTGCTGAACTGGCCCTGGAGCAATTGAGTGGTCCTTTGACCGCTCTTGGTTTTAAGGTTTCCTTGGCTCCTTTTGATGATCAGGCAAATCCCGATAACGGTGTTGCCAACGCCAAGCAGATCGTTTCCGATCCGGCAATTCTTGCCGTCGTCGGCCATTACAACTCCGGCGTCCAGATCCCCTCTTCCGAGGTATATCATACCGCAGGTCTTGCCAACGTTTCTCCTGCCAACACCAATCCGAAGGTAACCACCCGTGGCTACCTGGAAGTAAACCGCATCGTTGGACGTGACGACGTCCAGGGCGTAGTCGGTGCCGATTTCGCTACCTCCAAGGGCGTAAAGACTGCCTTCGTTGTTCATGACAAGACCGCTTATGGCCAAGGTATCGCTGAATTCTTCAAGAAAAGAGCTGAAGAGACCAAGATCAAGGTCCTCGGTTTTGAAGGCACTGAAGAAAAAGCCAACTACGACGCACTCCTCACCCCGATCATCGCCGGTAATCCCGATCTCGTTTACTTCGGCGGAATGGCCCCCCAGGCTGCCCTTCTTTTCAAACAGGCCCGGCAAAAAGGCTATGAAGGCATTTTCATGAGCGATGACGGCTTCGCCTCTGCAGATGCCGCCAAGATTGGCGAGAAGAATCTGATCACCGGTGGTGGCACCTTCTACTCCGACGTATCCGGTCCGGCTTCCGCTTACCCCGGAACCGCCAAGTTTATAAGTGATTTTACCGCCAAATATAAGGCCGCTCCTCAGCCTTTTGCCGCTCAGGGCTATGACTCCATGGCCATCTCTTTGAAGGCCATCGAGAATGCCGCAGTTGCCAATAAAAACGAGGTTCCGACCCGCGAGGCCGTTGCCAAGGCAATTCGTGCTCTGAAGGATTTCAAAGGAATCACCGGCACCTATACCTTTAATGGTATCGGCGATCCGGAAGTCGCCCGTTATTTCATCCTCCAGGTGAAATCGGCTGATCCTGCCCAGTGGAACACCAACGCAATAGTTCAGACCCTTGATATTGCGCCTCCCAAATAAGGCTTCCTAGGTTTTTGTCCCGGCCCTTTGCTGTTTAAAGGGCCGGTTCTTTATCAACTCTGGGGAGTGATTATGAAACGATTCCTGAGACAAATAAATGTATATGAATTAATACGGCCAATTGGCCAGTTGCTGGCATTTTCCGTCGGCAGCGCTGCAGTTATGTCCACAATTGTTGTGGCACTCGCCCTGGTCCTCGACCGGACCGCCGTCGGCGCCCATCTGATGGACAAGCTGAACGTGACCGTGTTCACCTACACCCTCATCAATCTTCCCCAGGTGGTAATCGACGGGTTGACTATCGGTTTTGTCTACGCCGCCATTGCTCTCGGCTATACCATGGTGTACGGGGTTCTGCAGTTTATCAACTTCGCCCACAGTGAAATTTTTGCGGTCGGCGCCTTTATCGGAGTGGAGTTTCTCATCTTCCTGCAGTCGGCCGGGGCCTTGACCGGGGCCTCACTGTTTATGGCCTACGCCTATCTGATTTTGGCAATTATTCTGGGAATGCTCGCCGCCGGCGGCCTGGCGGTGGCTGTTGAACGTATAGCCTATCGCCCACTGCGTGGGGCATCCAGGCTTGTTCCCCTGATCTCGGCGATCGGCGTCTCCTTTTTGCTGCAGGATGTCATTCGCCTGGTAGAGGGCTTGACCTCCGGCCAGTTCAACCGGATCATGCCGACCTTCGGCAACTTCGATGAAAGGATAATCTTCGGCAAAATGGTCCTGGGCGCCTCGAAGCTTACCCTGGGGATCTCCATCAAATCGATTATCGTCATTGTTGCCGCGGTCCTTATGCTCGTCGGCCTGAATTACCTGGTCAATGCCACGCGGGTCGGCAAGGCCATTCGCGCTGTCGCCCAGGATATGTCAACCGCCAGCCTCATGGGGATCCATGTCAACCGGATCATCTCTTTGACCTTTCTTGTCGGTGGGCTTCTAGGCGGCGCGGCCGGTGTGCTGTACGCCCTGAAATTCACCAGGATTGATCCCTTTATCGGCTTCTTCCCCGGATTGAAGGCCTTTACCGCTGCCGTTCTCGGTGGTATCGGCAATATGACCGGCGCGCTCCTCGGGGGCATTATCCTCGGCATGCTGGAGACCTTTGCCGGTTCCTACATGGGGATATTCACCATGGGGGCGGCGGGCTCTGAATACAAAGATATCTTTGCCTTCAGTATCCTCATCCTTGTCCTGATCTTTAGGCCGCAAGGCCTGATGGGGCAAAATGTCGGCCAGAAAGCATAGGAGATTCGCATGGTTTCGTCGTATTTCAAGGCAGTGTTCGATAAAATAAACCAGGGGCCTTTGGCATACCTCCTTATTCTCGCCCATGTTGGTACCGGGACCTTCCTGGTCTATACCCAGCAGCGATCGAATCTGGCCTTCCTGGTGCTTCTCACCTCGTTTTTGTCGTTGTATTTTCTCAAGGCTGACGGTCGTTTCAAGATATTTGTCGGGGCGGTCCTGGCCCTTGGCATCATTCCAGTGGTCGGTGTCAGGAATATCTTTTATCTTGAGGTCATCTTTCAGATCAGCGTCTTTGCGGCACTCGCCCTTGGGCTGAATATCGTTGTCGGCTTTGCCGGCCTGCTCGATCTCGGCTATGTCGCCTTTTACGCGGTCGGCGCCTATCTGTGGGCCTTTTTTGGTTCGCAGCAATTTTACGTGTTGCATTACGCCCCCGGCACCCAGCCGTCCGACCTGCCCTTTCTCCTGCCCGGTGACGCCTTCTATATGTTTCTGCTGGTCGGCATCATCATCGCCGCCCTTACCGGTATCCTCCTCGGTCTCCCGGTTTTACGGCTGCGCGGCGATTACCTGGCCATCGTCACCCTTGGTTTCGGTGAGGTTATCCGGGTTCTTGCCAATAACCTTGACAAGCCCCTCAACTTCACCAATGGCCCGCAGGGCATTACCCCGATCCAGCGTCCAACCATGCCGGACTTCGCGGTCGACTGGTTCAACACCCTTTTCGGTCCACTGGTCGGGCATCCGGTGACGCCTGCCAATCTGTATAATCTGATGTTTTACATCTTCGCCCTGATAGTGATTCTTGTCATCGTCACAGTTACCAGGCGGCTTGACGATTCAAAGCTCGGCAGGGCCTGGACGGCGGTACGTGAGGATGAAACCGCCGCCATCGCCCAGGGCATTCCCCTGGTGCGGATGAAACTGACCGCCTTTGCCGTCGGCGCCTCCTTTGCCGGGGTCATGGGCGTGCTGCTCGCCGCCAGCCGGACCTTCATCAGCCCGGAATCGTTCTCGTTCATGCAGTCGATCGGGGTGCTGTCGATGGTTATTCTCGGCGGTTCCGGCAGTATCCCCGGGGTCATCCTCGGGGCGGCAACGGTGACCATCCTCAACCTCCAGGTACTCCAGGGCTTCTCCCTGTATCTCAACGACCTCCGGCAGAGCAATGCGGTCATTCCCATTATTAATTTTGCCTGGAAGGATCTGTCGACCCAGCTTGATCCGGCAAAATATCAGAAACTGCTCTTTGGTCTCATTCTCATTTTGATGATGATCTTCAGGCCTGCCGGTTTGATTCCCGCCAAACGACGCAAACGACAAGTGACCCTGGACGAGACCAAATAGGGGGAGAACAGCAATCATGGCATTACTGGAAATCACAAATATTACCAAAACCTTTGGTGGATTAAAGGCGATCAGTGAGGTCACCTTTTCCCTCGAAAAAGGTCGGATAGTATCGATCATTGGCCCGAACGGCGCCGGCAAGACCACCTTTTTCAATACCCTCACCGGGATATACAAGCCGGATGGCGGATCGATAACCTTTAACGGCAAATCGCTGGTCGGACTACGGCCGGACCAGATAGCCGCCCGGGGAATTGCCCGGACCTTTCAGAACATCCGCCTGTTTCCGGACATGACCGTTATCGAGAATATCATGGTCGGGATGCACATTCATTTCAAACAATCGGCCATCGCGACGCTGTTCAGGCTACCGGCCTTTACCAAGGAAGAAGAGGAGGCGGAGCGCGAGGCCTTGCGGTTGATGCAGTATGTCGGCCTGTACGGCGTCGAGAACGAACTGGCAAAGAACCTTCCCTACGGTGCCCAGCGCCGGCTGGAAATCGCCCGGGCCCTCGCCGCCGAACCACAACTATTGCTCCTTGACGAACCGGCCGCCGGCATGAACCCGCAGGAAACCGAGGACATCGTCCAGCTGTTCCGCGATATCCGAGACAAAAAGGGCATTACCATCCTCCTCATCGAGCACGATATGCGAGTGGTAATGAATATATCCGAGGACATCTGCGTCATGGATTACGGTGTGAAAATCGCCCAGGGCACGCCCACGGAGATACGCAACAATACCCGGGTGATCGAGGCCTACCTTGGTCGCGGCGCCGTTGCCGGACAGCATGAGGAGAAGATGCAATGAGTCTCTTGGAGATTGAGAATATTCATAGCTATTACGGGCATATCCATGCAATTAAAGGGGTGTCCGTGAAGGTCAATCAAGGGGAGATTGTCACCCTGATCGGCTCCAATGGGGCAGGGAAGAGCACAACGCTGCGGACAATCTCGGGGATGATGCATCCGAAAAATGGCCGGATCCTCTTTGACGGCAAGGATATCTCGAAGATGGAACCGCACGAGATTGTCCAGGAGGGCATGGTCCATGTCCCGGAAGGACGGGGCATCTTCCCGACACTGACGGTCAAGGAAAATCTGGAGATGGGAGCCTTCACGGTCAAGGACTCACGGCTCGTCGAAGAGCGGATGGACAATGGCTTTGCTCTCTTCCCCCGCCTCAAGGAACGCATTGATCAGTTCGGCGGAACCCTGTCCGGCGGCGAGCAGCAGATGCTGGCCATCGCCCGCGGCCTGATGCTCAGCCCGCGCCTTCTCATGCTTGACGAACCGTCGATGGGCCTTGCGCCGATCCTCGTTGAGCTGATTTTCGATATCATCAAAAAACTCAATGACCAGGGTACCACCATTCTCCTGGTCGAACAGAACGCCCTGATGGCCCTGTCCATCGCCCATCGCGGTTACGTCCTGCAGACCGGCGAAATTACTGTTACCGATTCGGCCGAGAATCTCCGCAATAATAAGGCGGTGCAGAAGGCTTACCTGGGCATGTCCTGAGACTGCCGCAGCCCCAGGGGGGGCCTTATTCCAACAGCGCCTCCCGCTCTTCGGGGAAATCGGCGTGTTCCAAAGCGATTTGCCGGAATTCCTCGGCCACTTCGGCAAAGGCATCGACGATGTCCGGATCGAAGTGACTGCCCCGGCCCTCAAGTATTATCGCCACCGCCTTTGAATGGCTGAACGGCGCCTTATATATTCGCTTGCTGATCAGGGCGTCGTAGACATCGGCGACCGCCATCAACCTCCCGGAGAAGGGTATATTCTCTCCCGCCCAGCCGTTTGGGTAGCCGCTGCCATCCCATTTTTCCTGGTGACTCTCGGCAATCTCCAATGCATAACGGAGAAACGACCCGTCGCCGAGTTTTTTTTCGGCCTTGGAGATGGCGTCACGGCCATAAATCGTATGCTTTTTCATCTCCTCGAATTCGCTTTCTGTCAGTTTCCCGGGTTTAAGAAGAATATGGTCGGGCACGCCGACCTTGCCGATATCATGCAAAGGCGCTGACTTATGCAGGGCTTCAATGGTTTGGTCATTGAGGAAGAAGGCGTATTTGCCGCTCTTTTTCAGCTGCCTGGCCAGGGCCTTGATATAATGTTTGGTTCGCTGAATATGGCCGCCGGTCTCCGGGTCCCGGTACTCCGCCAGGGTGCCCATGCTCTCAATGGTCACCTCCTGGGTCAGTTCAAGTTCGGCTGTGCGCTGCTGTACAAGTTGCTCAAGGTTATCGCGGTGCATCTTCAATTCGAGATGATTCTTCACCCGCGCCTTGACCAAAAATGGATTGAACGGCTTGGTGATGTAATCGACCGCCCCGAGGCGAAGGCCTTTTTCCTCGCTTTCCGGCTCATTGAGAGCGGTGAGGAAGATAATGGGGATCTTCAGGGTGCGGGTCTGCCGTTTGAGTCGCTCGCAGACCTCGTAGCCGTCGATGCCGGGCATCATGATATCGAGGAGAATGAGGTCCGGGGTAAAGTCTTCGAGGATTTCCAGGGCGGTTTCTCCATCAATGGCAACGGTGATGTCGTAGAGATCGCCAAGGGCCGAGACGAGGATGTCGACATTTTCTTCGGTATCGTCGACAATCAATATGGAACATTGTGAATATTCGGCCATATCATCCTCCGCTTTCAGCATTTAATGAAAGAAATAACCGTTCAAGGATTGCTCCTGCCTCCTTGAACTGGTATTTCTTTACCAGCTTTTCAAGGAGGGCAAGTTCCTTCTGGTACTCTTCCTGCCAGTGAAAATCCTGCAATTCTGCGAGGATTTCCATAGCCGGTTTCGGCTTTCGTTTCTTGATAGGTGTTTCGAGGCGTTGCAGAATTGCACGCAGCTGGTGTTCAGTCCCCCCTTGTAGATCCATGGTTTGGGCCGGCGCAATGGCGGTTGCTGCCAGGGCGCTGTCGATATGCTCCGAGGTTTCCTGGAGTTGCCTTGTCAATGTGCTGAGGAGCAGCGGGTAGTGTTCCCGGTCGTCCTGCAGCAAGGCCTGTTCGAGGGCGGCAGCCTGTTCCTGGAGAGCTAAGGCGCCAAGTGTCCCGGCAATT
Proteins encoded in this region:
- a CDS encoding branched-chain amino acid ABC transporter permease, yielding MKRFLRQINVYELIRPIGQLLAFSVGSAAVMSTIVVALALVLDRTAVGAHLMDKLNVTVFTYTLINLPQVVIDGLTIGFVYAAIALGYTMVYGVLQFINFAHSEIFAVGAFIGVEFLIFLQSAGALTGASLFMAYAYLILAIILGMLAAGGLAVAVERIAYRPLRGASRLVPLISAIGVSFLLQDVIRLVEGLTSGQFNRIMPTFGNFDERIIFGKMVLGASKLTLGISIKSIIVIVAAVLMLVGLNYLVNATRVGKAIRAVAQDMSTASLMGIHVNRIISLTFLVGGLLGGAAGVLYALKFTRIDPFIGFFPGLKAFTAAVLGGIGNMTGALLGGIILGMLETFAGSYMGIFTMGAAGSEYKDIFAFSILILVLIFRPQGLMGQNVGQKA
- a CDS encoding ABC transporter ATP-binding protein, producing MALLEITNITKTFGGLKAISEVTFSLEKGRIVSIIGPNGAGKTTFFNTLTGIYKPDGGSITFNGKSLVGLRPDQIAARGIARTFQNIRLFPDMTVIENIMVGMHIHFKQSAIATLFRLPAFTKEEEEAEREALRLMQYVGLYGVENELAKNLPYGAQRRLEIARALAAEPQLLLLDEPAAGMNPQETEDIVQLFRDIRDKKGITILLIEHDMRVVMNISEDICVMDYGVKIAQGTPTEIRNNTRVIEAYLGRGAVAGQHEEKMQ
- a CDS encoding ABC transporter ATP-binding protein; the protein is MSLLEIENIHSYYGHIHAIKGVSVKVNQGEIVTLIGSNGAGKSTTLRTISGMMHPKNGRILFDGKDISKMEPHEIVQEGMVHVPEGRGIFPTLTVKENLEMGAFTVKDSRLVEERMDNGFALFPRLKERIDQFGGTLSGGEQQMLAIARGLMLSPRLLMLDEPSMGLAPILVELIFDIIKKLNDQGTTILLVEQNALMALSIAHRGYVLQTGEITVTDSAENLRNNKAVQKAYLGMS
- a CDS encoding two-component system response regulator, yielding MAEYSQCSILIVDDTEENVDILVSALGDLYDITVAIDGETALEILEDFTPDLILLDIMMPGIDGYEVCERLKRQTRTLKIPIIFLTALNEPESEEKGLRLGAVDYITKPFNPFLVKARVKNHLELKMHRDNLEQLVQQRTAELELTQEVTIESMGTLAEYRDPETGGHIQRTKHYIKALARQLKKSGKYAFFLNDQTIEALHKSAPLHDIGKVGVPDHILLKPGKLTESEFEEMKKHTIYGRDAISKAEKKLGDGSFLRYALEIAESHQEKWDGSGYPNGWAGENIPFSGRLMAVADVYDALISKRIYKAPFSHSKAVAIILEGRGSHFDPDIVDAFAEVAEEFRQIALEHADFPEEREALLE